From the bacterium genome, one window contains:
- a CDS encoding Do family serine endopeptidase: MSHRISLKLVGVILAPAVLIAFVIGLVLAGVLDLRPAGAQPNALPRTGQGLTVGDHSPFVEVAKEVQPAVVNISAEKTVKISQSPLQGSPLEQFLRQFGGGMPGLPMELPENALGSGVIISPDGYIVTNNHIVAGFDKIDIMLSDNTEFKGSAVKVVGRDPQSDLAVLKVDTKKSLPSIALANADDIEVGDWAIAVGNPFGLNGTVTVGVVSAKGRSGLPLPEGPSYQDYIQTDASINPGNSGGALVNIKGELMGINAAIRTPVSNGGSVGIGFAVPVSIVKSVTDQLIKTGKVVRGYMGIRPQPVTDAIRKAMRLDDSKGVLVADVIAAQPADKAGIESGDVIVAVNGVKTDGVEQFRNQVAEFAPGTTISVGIVRDGKPMTKSVTLVTFPENAQQASVSGEEQPTAWLGLTVRSLTSDERAEAKVSGGVLVDSVEPGSNADDAGIERGDIVLEVGKNRINGMNDYNHAARQFKNSTSPVLFRINRGGSMLYIAVEPGQ, translated from the coding sequence GTGAGCCATCGGATATCGCTTAAGTTGGTCGGCGTGATACTGGCGCCGGCAGTTCTGATTGCGTTCGTTATCGGGTTAGTGTTGGCCGGGGTGCTGGACCTGCGGCCGGCCGGCGCTCAGCCCAACGCGCTTCCACGCACGGGTCAAGGACTAACTGTCGGAGATCATAGCCCGTTCGTGGAGGTCGCCAAAGAGGTGCAGCCCGCGGTCGTAAACATATCGGCCGAGAAGACGGTGAAGATATCGCAGTCACCGCTGCAGGGAAGTCCGCTCGAGCAGTTCCTGCGTCAATTCGGGGGCGGGATGCCGGGATTGCCGATGGAACTGCCGGAGAACGCGCTCGGCTCGGGCGTCATCATCAGCCCGGACGGGTACATAGTGACCAACAACCATATTGTGGCCGGATTCGATAAGATCGACATAATGCTTTCGGATAACACCGAGTTCAAGGGCAGCGCCGTGAAGGTCGTCGGTCGCGACCCGCAGAGCGACCTGGCTGTGCTCAAGGTGGACACCAAGAAGTCGCTGCCGTCGATTGCGCTGGCCAATGCAGACGATATCGAGGTCGGTGACTGGGCGATTGCGGTGGGGAATCCTTTCGGCCTGAACGGGACAGTGACGGTCGGCGTAGTTTCCGCCAAGGGGCGATCGGGTCTGCCGCTGCCTGAGGGACCGAGCTATCAGGACTATATCCAAACCGACGCTTCCATAAACCCGGGTAATTCGGGTGGTGCGCTTGTGAACATCAAGGGTGAACTCATGGGTATCAACGCCGCAATCCGGACCCCGGTCTCGAACGGCGGCAGCGTTGGTATCGGATTCGCCGTTCCGGTCAGTATCGTGAAGTCGGTCACTGACCAGCTCATCAAGACCGGCAAAGTCGTCCGCGGGTATATGGGAATCAGGCCTCAGCCGGTTACGGACGCCATCCGGAAGGCGATGCGGCTTGATGACAGCAAGGGCGTGCTGGTCGCGGATGTCATTGCCGCACAGCCCGCCGACAAGGCTGGTATCGAATCCGGAGACGTGATAGTAGCAGTGAACGGCGTGAAGACCGACGGCGTCGAGCAGTTCCGGAACCAGGTCGCTGAGTTTGCCCCGGGGACTACGATTTCGGTCGGGATTGTCCGTGACGGAAAACCGATGACCAAGAGCGTCACATTGGTGACCTTCCCGGAAAACGCGCAGCAGGCGTCCGTTTCCGGTGAGGAGCAGCCGACTGCATGGCTGGGCCTCACAGTACGGAGCCTGACCTCGGATGAGCGAGCGGAGGCCAAGGTCTCGGGTGGTGTGCTGGTCGACAGCGTCGAACCTGGGAGCAACGCCGACGATGCCGGCATTGAGCGCGGGGACATAGTGCTTGAAGTCGGCAAGAACCGGATCAACGGCATGAATGACTACAACCACGCGGCACGCCAGTTCAAGAACAGCACCAGCCCGGTCCTGTTCCGAATCAACCGTGGCGGTTCAATGCTTTACATCGCGGTCGAGCCGGGGCAGTAG
- a CDS encoding polyprenyl synthetase family protein, which translates to MNGLSQVIGADRKLVEAELRRSLRFGREVPPRLAAAMRYAVLGPGKRIRPILALEAFRASGGRHVAAVLPFCTGIELIHTFSLIHDDLPSMDDDDFRRGRPSLHRKFDEATAILAADGLFAFAFELFAGVPGEAEPKLAATNVICRAVGPAGMTGGQMLDIIGEVRGAKVRGTTDSVLVTHRKKTAEFIAAAVVAGAILGGAKPAAQRRLRQAGLALGMLFQMTDDLLDAEQTSDAGRVTTVSTCGTTRARGLAEFQARKAERGFRTLGTKYHLLAAFPELVLHRRS; encoded by the coding sequence ATGAACGGTCTCAGTCAGGTCATTGGCGCGGACCGGAAGCTGGTCGAGGCCGAACTGCGCAGATCCCTCAGGTTCGGCCGCGAAGTCCCGCCACGGCTGGCCGCGGCGATGCGCTACGCCGTGCTGGGCCCGGGGAAACGGATAAGGCCGATCCTGGCCCTTGAGGCTTTCAGGGCTTCCGGCGGCCGTCACGTCGCAGCCGTACTGCCTTTTTGCACAGGGATCGAGCTCATCCATACGTTTTCGCTGATACACGACGATCTGCCCAGCATGGACGACGATGATTTCAGACGGGGACGGCCAAGCCTTCACCGTAAGTTCGACGAGGCGACCGCCATATTGGCCGCCGACGGGCTGTTCGCTTTCGCATTTGAGCTGTTCGCCGGTGTGCCCGGTGAGGCCGAACCGAAGCTCGCAGCCACGAACGTGATATGCCGTGCAGTGGGGCCAGCGGGAATGACCGGCGGCCAGATGCTGGACATCATCGGTGAGGTGCGAGGCGCGAAAGTCCGAGGCACGACAGATAGCGTCCTCGTGACCCATCGGAAGAAGACGGCGGAGTTCATAGCTGCGGCAGTGGTCGCGGGTGCGATCCTGGGCGGCGCGAAACCGGCGGCTCAGCGCCGGCTGCGGCAGGCGGGGCTTGCACTCGGAATGCTGTTCCAGATGACCGATGACTTGCTTGACGCGGAGCAGACCAGCGATGCCGGGCGGGTCACTACTGTCTCAACCTGCGGTACGACTCGGGCCAGGGGGCTGGCTGAGTTCCAGGCCCGCAAGGCCGAACGTGGGTTTCGGACTTTGGGTACGAAGTACCATCTGCTGGCTGCGTTCCCCGAGCTGGTTCTGCATAGGAGATCATGA
- a CDS encoding bifunctional 5,10-methylenetetrahydrofolate dehydrogenase/5,10-methenyltetrahydrofolate cyclohydrolase → MLTQPILLDGKAASKAIRTELCQRVLALQGRGLRPCLRILQVGGDPASTIYVNSKVKASAEIGIDAAVERLSESAGLASIVHVVETWNRDPAVHGFIVQLPLPCGIDACAVMGRISPGKDVDGLSPASLGLLAAGRPGFTPATPSGIIELLLRNGITIPGKRVVIVGRGELVGRPLASMLLLRSERGNATVTVCHSCTEDLGAVCRAAEILVVAVGRPRLVTGDMVSQGVVVVDAGTNSVGGRLVGDVDFESVAAKASAITPVPGGVGPMTVAMLLANVVRAAELAAGSMEPG, encoded by the coding sequence ATGCTGACACAACCAATCCTGCTTGACGGCAAGGCCGCGTCAAAGGCAATACGAACCGAGCTCTGTCAGCGCGTCCTCGCGCTTCAGGGGCGGGGCCTACGTCCCTGTCTGCGTATCCTGCAGGTCGGCGGCGACCCTGCGTCTACCATCTACGTCAACAGCAAGGTGAAGGCATCAGCCGAGATTGGCATCGACGCGGCGGTGGAGCGGTTGTCCGAGAGCGCCGGCCTGGCCTCAATCGTCCACGTGGTGGAGACGTGGAATCGAGACCCGGCGGTCCATGGCTTCATAGTTCAGTTGCCGTTGCCCTGCGGCATTGACGCGTGTGCCGTCATGGGGCGGATAAGCCCGGGGAAGGACGTGGATGGCCTCAGTCCCGCAAGTCTGGGTCTGCTTGCCGCTGGACGGCCGGGCTTCACGCCGGCGACACCTTCCGGCATCATCGAACTGCTACTGCGGAACGGTATCACCATCCCCGGCAAGAGAGTAGTCATAGTCGGTCGCGGCGAGTTGGTGGGCAGGCCGCTCGCCAGCATGCTGTTGCTGCGGAGCGAGCGAGGGAACGCGACCGTTACCGTCTGTCACTCCTGCACCGAGGACCTGGGAGCAGTTTGTCGTGCGGCTGAGATCCTGGTGGTGGCAGTGGGGCGTCCCAGGTTGGTCACGGGCGACATGGTGAGCCAGGGAGTTGTCGTCGTCGACGCGGGCACGAACAGCGTCGGCGGCAGGCTTGTCGGCGACGTCGATTTCGAGTCCGTCGCCGCCAAGGCGTCGGCGATCACGCCGGTTCCGGGTGGCGTCGGGCCGATGACGGTTGCGATGCTTCTGGCAAACGTTGTCAGAGCCGCGGAGTTGGCGGCCGGGAGTATGGAGCCGGGATGA